In the Purpureocillium takamizusanense chromosome 5, complete sequence genome, one interval contains:
- a CDS encoding uncharacterized protein (EggNog:ENOG503NWNS~COG:Q), giving the protein MADQQQDPGRRIQAIGQHLQPPSPSGLPPIQRVAAGSSTPRVQGKVAIITGANSPMGIGRASAHQFAESGARALYLCDYDGTHLEAHARDITAAFPGVEVHARRFDAADEAEVKAVVDDAVRRYGRLDVFFANAGVTGPLVGFTDGSADDFMSVFRTNTLSVFLAAKHAAPAMGKTSPDKPAPGGSIIGTASVAGLRSNAGSAPYSASKAAVVSLAQTLSYELAGTGVRVNALCPGLIETGMTAFVYDSARARGREGRIGQLNPTRRGGHADEIARVALFLASDESSYVNGQAWAVDGGLSAGHPFVPGRLS; this is encoded by the exons atggccgaccagcagcaagACCCGGGGCGCCGCATTCAGGCCATCGGCCAGCATCTccagccgccgtcaccgtcgggCCTCCCGCCGATCCAAAGAGTAGCCGCCGGGTCCAGCACCCCACGCGTCCAGGGCAAggtggccatcatcacgg GCGCCAACTCGCCCATGGGCATCGGGCGCGCCTCGGCCCACCAGTTCGCCGagagcggcgcgcgggcgctgtACCTGTGCGACTACGACGGCACGCACCTCgaggcgcacgcgcgcgacatcaccgccgccttcccgggcgtcgaggtccacGCGCGCcgcttcgacgccgccgacgaggccgaggtcaaggccgtcgtcgacgacgccgtgcgcCGCtacggccgcctcgacgtcttcTTTGCCAACGCCGGCGTCACGGGGCCCCTTGTCGGCTTTACCGACGggagcgccgacgactttATGTCTGTCTTCCGGACCAACACGCTCAg CGTCTTCCTCGCGGCCAAGCACGCCGCCCCGGCCATGGGCAAGACGTCGCCCGACAAGCCCGCGCCGGGGGGCAGCATCATCGGcacggcgtcggtggcgggccTGCGCTCCAACGCCGGCTCCGCGCCCTACTCGGCGtccaaggcggccgtggtgtCGCTGGCCCAGACGCTGTCGTACGAGCTGGCCGGCACGGGCGTGCGCGTCAACGCCCTGTGCCCGGGGCTCATCGAGACGGGCATGACGGCGTTCGTCTACGActccgcccgcgcgcgcggccgcgagggccgcaTCGGCCAGCTCAACCCCaccaggcgcggcggccacgccgacgagattgcccgcgtcgccctcttcctcgccagcgacgagagcagctacgtcaacggccaggcctgggccgtcgacggcggcctgagCGCCGGCCATCCCTTTGTGCCCGGCCGCCTGAGCTGA
- a CDS encoding uncharacterized protein (COG:S~TransMembrane:4 (o6-31i43-65o71-89i117-138o)~EggNog:ENOG503P7PG): MAHGTLRAVAAFCHFMVFASAAIVTGLVSAFLDTWSFRGYRVVFQEVIAVTTLVVYLFAMFVPILKSYRGFFAPVNFIFSYLWLASFIFSSQDWSGRLCAQTSLSNGRCAQKRTVEAFNFIGFFFLIINVIFEGILLWRSRDDSYVTPPPAAKERPGTGGTDASAPSAAQNPA; the protein is encoded by the exons ATGGCTCACGGAACTTTGCGAGCGGTGGCAGCGTTCTGCCACTTCATGGTTTTCGCGTCGGCAGCAATCGTGACGGGTCTCGTATCCGCCTTTCTCGACACTTGGTCCTTTCGGGGCTACCGCGTCGTCTTCCAGGAGGTCATT GCCGTCACAACCTTGGTGGTATACCTGTTTGCCATGTTTGTGCCGATCTTGAAGTCGTACCGGGGCTTCTTTGCACCGGTCAACTTCATCTTCTCGTACCTATGGCTGGCGTCCTTTATCTTCTCGTCGCAAGACTGGAGCGGACGGCTGTGTGCGCAGACGTCGCTGAGCAATGGCAGGTGTGCGCAGAAGAGGACAGTGGAAGCCTTCAACTTTATCGGATT CTTCTTTTTGATCATCAACGTCATCTTTGAAGGAATTCTCCTGTGGAGGTCGCGCGATGACTCGTATGTcacgcctccgccggcggccaaggagcgcCCTGGGACCGGAGGCACGGATGCGAGCGCGCCATCGGCCGCGCAGAACCCGGCTTGA